From the Pseudoalteromonas tunicata genome, one window contains:
- a CDS encoding DNA ligase has protein sequence MSLKWIIGSLMLCIWLQPVQAAEPMPVQLATVYQNTVVVSDYFASEKYDGIRAIWDGKQLTTRSGHVIAAPNWFTERLPALWLDGELWAGRNKFEQVSATVRDNTPDDQAWRAINYLIFDAPDQQQPFSWRVQHYQHIVQMINQPFIKAVEQHSFNDNQQLQLFLDSITKQGGEGVMLHRKTALFKDGRSDNLIKLKPYMDSEAQVVAHVAGKGKYLNMLGALSVRTPEGIEFKIGTGFSDADRLNPPAIGAQITYRYHGFTKNGVPRFASYLRVRNEP, from the coding sequence ATGAGCCTAAAATGGATAATAGGGTCTTTAATGCTGTGTATCTGGCTGCAACCTGTGCAAGCGGCCGAGCCAATGCCAGTGCAGTTGGCAACGGTATACCAAAACACTGTGGTAGTGAGTGATTATTTTGCCTCTGAAAAGTACGATGGCATTCGGGCTATTTGGGATGGTAAGCAATTAACGACTCGCAGTGGCCACGTTATTGCTGCTCCAAATTGGTTTACTGAGAGGCTTCCTGCACTTTGGCTTGATGGTGAGCTTTGGGCAGGGCGAAATAAGTTTGAGCAAGTATCGGCTACAGTGCGCGACAACACTCCCGATGATCAAGCATGGCGGGCAATCAATTACCTTATTTTTGATGCGCCAGATCAACAACAGCCTTTTTCTTGGCGCGTACAACACTACCAGCACATTGTGCAGATGATTAATCAGCCCTTTATTAAAGCCGTAGAACAACATAGCTTTAATGACAACCAGCAATTACAGCTCTTTCTTGATTCAATCACCAAACAAGGTGGTGAAGGGGTGATGCTGCATCGCAAAACGGCCTTATTTAAAGATGGGCGTAGTGATAACCTCATTAAACTAAAACCTTATATGGATAGCGAAGCGCAAGTGGTTGCTCATGTTGCAGGTAAAGGAAAGTATCTTAATATGCTTGGCGCATTGTCGGTTAGAACCCCTGAGGGAATTGAATTTAAAATTGGCACTGGTTTTAGTGATGCCGATAGGTTAAATCCCCCTGCGATTGGTGCGCAGATTACCTATCGCTATCATGGTTTTACCAAAAATGGCGTGCCACGTTTTGCCAGTTATTTACGGGTGCGAAACGAGCCTTAG
- a CDS encoding glutathione S-transferase family protein: MQLYIGNKNYSSWSLRAWLMLAKSGVSFDEVMLELDTPEFYQTLAPLTPSQKVPLLIDNDITVWDSLAICEYINDAYLNGTAWPEDLAERAKARALAAEMHSGFYALRNEMPMNIRATRHVELSEAALKDIARIDTIFAEQMQQVHRAQGGWLFGQWSIVDCMYAPVVLRLKTYQINLSDDATCYLNHVLASEVLKRWIDAALLETTMVQADEAGTDV; the protein is encoded by the coding sequence ATGCAACTTTATATAGGCAATAAAAATTACTCGAGTTGGTCACTGCGCGCATGGTTAATGCTTGCGAAATCAGGTGTTTCATTTGATGAGGTCATGCTTGAATTAGATACTCCTGAATTTTATCAGACCCTTGCGCCTTTGACTCCTAGCCAAAAAGTGCCGCTGTTAATTGATAATGACATCACAGTTTGGGATTCGTTAGCGATTTGCGAATATATCAATGATGCTTATCTAAATGGCACTGCATGGCCTGAGGATTTAGCTGAGCGTGCCAAAGCACGCGCGCTTGCAGCTGAAATGCATTCGGGATTTTATGCGCTGCGCAACGAAATGCCGATGAATATTCGCGCTACTCGTCATGTTGAACTCAGTGAGGCTGCGCTCAAAGATATTGCTCGTATTGATACCATTTTCGCAGAGCAAATGCAGCAGGTTCATCGCGCGCAAGGTGGTTGGTTATTTGGCCAATGGTCAATTGTTGATTGCATGTACGCCCCAGTGGTTTTAAGGTTAAAAACCTATCAAATAAATTTAAGTGACGATGCAACTTGTTATCTTAATCACGTATTGGCATCTGAGGTGCTAAAGCGTTGGATTGACGCTGCGTTACTGGAAACAACAATGGTGCAAGCCGACGAAGCGGGCACTGATGTATAA
- the prmB gene encoding 50S ribosomal protein L3 N(5)-glutamine methyltransferase, with protein sequence MTEQFLSAAQLDEAISDLKTINDWLRWSASQFSAAGLFFGHGTDNAWDEAVTLLLPTLSLPIDTPKELVNTRLTQSEKETLAQVVAERVNNRTPVAYLTNQAWFAGSPFYVDERVLIPRSPFAELIEKRFAPWLSEDQAVHRILDMCTGSACIAIALAEKFDDAQVDAVDISTDALDVADINISDYQVEDRVFPIQSDVFSGVIGQKYDLIIANPPYVDAEDMADLPNEFHHEPELGLASGVDGLDVTRRILAGAAEHLNDNGLLFVEVGNSMVHMEDIYPNAEFEWIDFEKGGLGVFVISKEALIRSIED encoded by the coding sequence ATGACTGAACAATTTTTATCGGCCGCACAACTAGACGAAGCTATCTCTGATTTAAAAACTATTAATGATTGGTTACGCTGGAGTGCTAGCCAGTTCTCAGCTGCTGGGCTCTTTTTTGGTCATGGTACTGATAACGCATGGGATGAAGCCGTGACGTTATTGTTGCCGACTTTATCGTTACCAATTGATACACCTAAAGAATTAGTTAATACCCGTTTAACTCAATCAGAAAAAGAAACCCTTGCTCAAGTGGTTGCAGAGCGGGTCAATAACCGCACTCCTGTGGCTTATTTAACCAATCAAGCTTGGTTTGCCGGCTCACCATTTTATGTTGATGAGCGTGTTTTAATTCCGCGTTCGCCATTTGCAGAACTGATTGAAAAGCGTTTTGCACCGTGGTTAAGCGAAGACCAAGCGGTACATCGTATTTTAGATATGTGTACTGGCTCTGCGTGTATTGCCATTGCACTAGCCGAAAAATTTGATGATGCGCAAGTAGATGCGGTGGATATTTCAACCGATGCATTAGATGTAGCCGATATTAATATCAGCGATTATCAAGTTGAAGACCGAGTTTTCCCTATTCAATCGGATGTTTTTTCGGGTGTTATCGGCCAAAAATACGATTTAATTATTGCCAATCCACCGTATGTTGATGCCGAAGATATGGCAGATTTACCAAACGAATTCCACCATGAGCCAGAGCTTGGTTTAGCATCTGGGGTTGATGGCTTAGACGTAACACGTAGAATTTTGGCCGGTGCTGCTGAACATCTAAACGATAACGGTTTGTTATTTGTTGAAGTGGGTAATTCTATGGTACACATGGAAGATATTTATCCAAATGCTGAGTTTGAGTGGATTGATTTTGAAAAAGGCGGCTTAGGCGTGTTTGTTATTTCAAAAGAAGCGCTAATTCGTAGTATCGAAGATTAA
- a CDS encoding hemolysin family protein, giving the protein MGDLIGIAILIAISALFAMSEIAIAAARKIKLRVMAEEGDVKAQAVLTLQENPGAFFAMIQIALNAIAIMGGIVGEQALSPYIAEFVSLFYVGPLAEQISFFFSFFAITSLFILFADLLPKRIAMIMPETMAMKLVLLMNAVTYALKPLVILFNGISNLVLRIMNLPTEREEIVTTEDIVAMMDAGAEYGSLQQQEYHLIGNVFELEGRTLPTAMTTREYLVYFDIDDDSETISAKILEHPHNHFLICDGSLDKLVGSVESKEILRQLLKGEPVSLKEEIIDKDLFYLPETLTLSEALNAFKAAARPFAIVVNEYAMVVGMVTVKDLMSSFMGNLVTFHGEEQIVQRDANSWLVDGATPIVDLMRLLEIESFPNNSQYETVAGFLIYMLKRLAKRTDYVIHEGFKFEAIDVEGIRVEQLLVSRVVEAVIIPDEKIS; this is encoded by the coding sequence ATGGGTGATTTAATTGGGATTGCGATACTCATTGCGATCAGTGCATTGTTCGCAATGTCAGAAATTGCAATTGCGGCGGCACGCAAAATTAAATTGCGGGTGATGGCTGAAGAAGGCGATGTCAAAGCGCAAGCCGTGTTAACACTGCAAGAAAACCCAGGGGCATTTTTTGCCATGATCCAAATTGCCCTTAACGCCATTGCGATTATGGGTGGTATTGTTGGTGAGCAAGCTTTAAGTCCTTATATTGCTGAGTTTGTTAGTTTATTTTATGTTGGGCCTTTAGCTGAACAAATTAGCTTTTTCTTCTCGTTTTTTGCTATCACTTCACTGTTCATTCTCTTTGCTGATTTATTACCAAAACGAATTGCGATGATCATGCCTGAAACCATGGCAATGAAATTAGTCTTATTGATGAACGCGGTTACTTACGCGCTCAAACCTCTGGTTATTTTATTTAACGGTATTAGTAATTTAGTACTTCGAATTATGAATTTACCCACTGAGCGTGAAGAAATTGTCACTACCGAAGATATTGTGGCGATGATGGATGCAGGTGCAGAGTATGGCAGTTTGCAACAGCAAGAATATCACTTAATAGGTAATGTATTTGAGCTTGAAGGGCGCACTTTACCGACTGCAATGACCACTCGTGAGTATTTGGTGTATTTTGATATTGATGATGACAGTGAAACAATTAGCGCCAAAATTTTAGAGCATCCACATAATCACTTTTTAATATGTGACGGTAGCCTTGATAAATTAGTTGGTTCAGTGGAGTCAAAAGAGATTTTGCGTCAGTTACTTAAAGGCGAACCCGTGAGCTTAAAAGAGGAAATTATAGATAAAGATTTGTTCTATTTACCCGAAACCCTGACTTTATCTGAAGCGCTTAATGCGTTTAAAGCCGCAGCTCGACCATTTGCCATTGTAGTGAATGAATATGCCATGGTGGTTGGCATGGTCACGGTAAAAGATTTAATGAGTAGTTTTATGGGTAATTTAGTCACGTTTCATGGTGAGGAGCAAATCGTACAACGAGATGCAAACTCTTGGTTAGTTGATGGTGCCACACCGATTGTTGATTTAATGCGTTTACTTGAAATTGAATCCTTTCCAAACAATAGCCAATACGAAACAGTGGCTGGCTTTTTAATCTATATGCTTAAACGGTTAGCAAAACGCACAGATTACGTAATTCACGAAGGATTTAAATTTGAAGCCATTGATGTTGAGGGAATACGCGTTGAGCAATTGCTCGTATCAAGAGTGGTCGAAGCTGTGATAATACCGGATGAGAAAATTAGCTAA
- the yegD gene encoding molecular chaperone, producing the protein MFVGFDYGSANCAIGVWQNNRAELVPLEQDNCYLPSSLYALHPSLIVHQVNQGLQCKDLRADFQRTRAPLLNSLAFAKSEFDLQDDECVVHIGRDAVEQYIANPEEGHYIKSPKSFFGAVGLKPSQLDFFEDIATVMIMALKQRAEAHLGQSLTSTVIGRPVNFQAIGAEQSNQQALTILSNAAKKAGFIDVEFLYEPLAAGIDFETTLTENKKVLVIDIGGGTTDCSFVQMGPDFRDKTDRQADFLAHSGKRIGGNDLDISLAYHGLMPLFGAKTALKSGLEIPNQPFWQACKINDVILQSEFYSEKNLRHLQQIFKEVKQPDLFNRLINLQQNKQGHQLVRAAELAKIALSSTAETRVELNDFEKNLVQQLNQAQLAQAIAGSISQVVSLAQDAISDAATVPDIIYLTGGSAQSPLLKQALQLALGDIPMLNGDHFGSVTAGLTKRAMQLFS; encoded by the coding sequence ATGTTTGTTGGTTTCGATTATGGGAGTGCAAATTGCGCCATTGGCGTGTGGCAAAATAATCGTGCTGAATTGGTGCCACTTGAGCAAGATAACTGTTATTTACCGTCAAGTTTGTACGCCTTACACCCAAGTTTAATCGTTCATCAGGTCAATCAAGGTCTGCAATGTAAAGACTTACGAGCTGATTTTCAGCGCACACGTGCGCCGCTGCTAAATAGTTTAGCCTTTGCTAAGTCTGAGTTTGATCTGCAAGATGATGAATGTGTAGTGCACATTGGCCGCGATGCCGTTGAGCAATACATTGCCAACCCAGAAGAGGGGCATTACATCAAATCGCCAAAATCATTTTTTGGTGCTGTAGGCTTAAAACCAAGCCAACTCGATTTCTTTGAAGATATTGCGACTGTGATGATCATGGCGCTCAAACAACGTGCAGAAGCGCATTTAGGGCAAAGTTTAACCTCAACCGTGATTGGCCGCCCAGTTAACTTTCAGGCTATTGGTGCTGAGCAAAGTAATCAACAAGCGCTCACTATTTTAAGTAATGCAGCGAAAAAAGCCGGTTTTATTGATGTTGAGTTTTTATATGAGCCGCTTGCAGCAGGTATCGATTTTGAAACAACTTTAACTGAAAATAAAAAAGTATTAGTTATCGATATCGGCGGTGGTACAACCGATTGTTCGTTTGTGCAAATGGGCCCGGATTTTCGTGACAAAACCGACCGCCAAGCAGACTTTTTAGCTCATAGCGGTAAGCGTATTGGTGGTAACGATTTAGATATTAGCTTAGCGTACCACGGGTTAATGCCGCTTTTTGGCGCTAAAACCGCGCTTAAATCAGGCCTTGAAATCCCTAACCAACCATTTTGGCAAGCATGTAAAATTAATGATGTAATTTTACAAAGTGAGTTTTATAGTGAGAAAAACCTGCGCCATTTGCAGCAAATTTTTAAAGAAGTTAAACAACCTGATTTATTTAATCGCTTAATTAATTTGCAGCAAAATAAGCAAGGCCATCAATTAGTACGCGCAGCGGAACTGGCCAAAATTGCTTTATCGAGCACGGCAGAAACGCGGGTTGAGTTAAATGATTTTGAGAAAAACTTAGTGCAGCAGCTTAACCAAGCGCAGCTAGCACAAGCCATTGCTGGTTCAATTAGCCAAGTGGTGTCGTTGGCGCAAGATGCCATTAGCGATGCGGCAACAGTGCCAGATATCATTTATTTAACCGGTGGTAGTGCACAATCACCGTTGTTAAAACAGGCGTTGCAGCTGGCTTTAGGTGATATTCCTATGCTTAATGGCGACCACTTTGGTAGTGTAACCGCAGGCTTAACTAAGCGCGCAATGCAGCTATTTAGTTAA
- the smrB gene encoding endonuclease SmrB yields the protein MKKTPAIDADELALFRQEIAGARAFKQDKIHFSRPTKKNTISTQAKQIKLEQAEFFFSDQYEPNIDSKAVLSYVKEGHDSFLAKQLRRGDFPPELILDLHGLNKEDTKAELVALISACKKQHIHCACVMHGIGQQVLKNKVPHYLVQHPDVIAMHQAPLEWGGKSAVLILIDLHLPHDPKY from the coding sequence ATGAAAAAGACTCCCGCTATTGACGCTGATGAACTCGCCCTATTTCGCCAAGAAATAGCAGGTGCGCGTGCCTTTAAACAAGACAAAATTCATTTCTCTCGGCCAACAAAAAAAAATACCATCAGCACTCAAGCTAAACAAATTAAGCTTGAACAGGCTGAGTTTTTCTTTTCTGACCAATACGAGCCAAATATTGATAGCAAAGCGGTTTTGTCATACGTCAAAGAAGGTCACGATAGCTTTTTAGCCAAACAATTACGCCGCGGTGACTTTCCGCCTGAGCTTATTTTAGATTTACATGGCTTAAATAAAGAAGATACCAAAGCAGAGCTAGTCGCCTTAATCAGCGCCTGCAAAAAACAGCATATTCACTGTGCATGTGTAATGCATGGCATAGGTCAGCAAGTACTGAAAAACAAAGTACCGCACTATTTAGTGCAGCACCCTGATGTAATTGCGATGCATCAAGCACCGCTTGAATGGGGTGGCAAAAGTGCAGTCCTTATTTTAATCGACCTGCACCTTCCTCATGATCCTAAGTATTAA
- a CDS encoding YfcL family protein: MSYLEYVESAQQFFDNLVEHASDDELFAGGYLRGHFDLAVGYAQVDEQALTIEELNANIEKSLVKAYHNGELNDDDKRHVVVIWEQIKALVA; this comes from the coding sequence ATGTCGTACCTTGAATATGTAGAAAGCGCCCAGCAATTTTTTGATAACTTGGTTGAGCATGCAAGCGATGACGAATTGTTTGCCGGCGGCTATTTAAGAGGTCATTTTGATTTAGCGGTTGGTTATGCTCAAGTAGATGAACAAGCACTAACCATCGAAGAGCTTAATGCCAATATCGAAAAAAGCTTAGTTAAAGCCTACCATAATGGTGAACTCAACGATGACGACAAGCGTCACGTGGTAGTTATTTGGGAACAAATTAAAGCGTTAGTAGCCTAA
- a CDS encoding HAD family hydrolase, which translates to MLKAVLFDCDGTLVDSESLHYQCWQHILVPYNIAYDEGHFCHLFSGKPTLEAAQFIIDEHGLTVDAKALAGQKNDYFADYVQNHLPPLLPYAKEVLSLAKQSSLQVALVTGSARAEVMPILAGYQLFDYFEVIVTKDDVTQPKPHPEPYLSALKQLGQAAQFGVAIEDTCTGLTSAKGAGLLAIAVPNHHSQHQDLSLADHTCTNLMQAWQRIELAQS; encoded by the coding sequence ATGTTAAAAGCGGTACTGTTTGATTGCGATGGCACCTTAGTGGATTCAGAATCACTGCATTATCAATGTTGGCAACATATTTTAGTGCCTTATAACATTGCATATGATGAAGGCCATTTTTGTCATTTATTTTCTGGTAAACCCACCCTTGAAGCGGCGCAATTTATAATTGATGAACATGGTTTAACGGTTGATGCCAAAGCGTTGGCCGGGCAAAAGAATGATTATTTTGCTGATTATGTTCAAAATCACTTACCACCATTATTGCCTTATGCCAAAGAAGTGCTCAGCTTAGCCAAACAAAGTTCATTGCAGGTTGCACTCGTTACTGGTTCTGCCCGTGCTGAAGTAATGCCGATTTTAGCGGGTTATCAATTATTTGATTATTTTGAAGTTATTGTGACAAAAGATGATGTTACTCAGCCTAAACCGCACCCAGAACCGTATTTATCGGCACTTAAGCAATTGGGGCAAGCGGCGCAATTTGGTGTTGCAATAGAAGATACTTGTACTGGTTTAACATCGGCGAAGGGGGCGGGTTTGTTGGCCATCGCAGTGCCTAATCATCATAGCCAACATCAAGATTTATCCCTTGCAGATCATACTTGCACAAATTTAATGCAAGCTTGGCAGCGCATTGAATTAGCGCAAAGTTAA
- the aroC gene encoding chorismate synthase encodes MAGNSIGRLFCVSTFGESHGVALGGVVDGCPAGLEISEADLQIDLDRRKPGQSRYTTQRREDDQIKILSGVFEGKTTGTSIGLLIENTDQRSQDYGKIKDVFRPGHGDYSYWHKYGVRDYRGGGRSSARETAIRVAAGAIAKKYLKQYHGIEVKACLSQLGPIKAEVIDWSEVENNLFFFPDSSKLDALDEYMRELKKSGDSIGAKVLVVATGVPVGLGEPVFDRLDAEIAHSLMSINAVKGVEIGDGFAVVEQKGSEHRDELTPQGFTSNHAGGTLAGISTGQDIIASIALKPTSSITIPGNSINTSNESVEMITKGRHDPCVGIRAIPIAEAMLAITLMDHLLRQRGQNPHVNLAHGPIPGSIK; translated from the coding sequence ATGGCAGGTAATAGTATTGGACGGCTGTTTTGTGTCAGCACCTTTGGTGAAAGCCATGGGGTTGCGCTTGGCGGTGTAGTAGATGGGTGTCCTGCGGGATTGGAAATTAGCGAAGCCGATTTACAAATCGATTTAGATCGCCGTAAACCGGGGCAAAGTCGTTATACCACCCAACGTCGTGAAGACGACCAAATTAAAATTTTATCTGGCGTATTTGAAGGTAAAACCACGGGTACGAGTATTGGTTTATTGATTGAAAATACCGATCAGCGCTCGCAAGATTACGGCAAAATTAAAGATGTTTTTCGCCCAGGCCATGGCGATTATAGCTATTGGCACAAATACGGCGTACGTGATTATCGCGGTGGTGGTCGCTCATCTGCGCGCGAAACCGCCATTCGGGTTGCGGCGGGGGCCATTGCTAAAAAATACTTAAAACAGTATCACGGCATTGAAGTTAAAGCCTGTTTAAGTCAACTTGGGCCAATTAAAGCCGAGGTTATTGACTGGTCAGAAGTTGAAAACAATTTATTTTTCTTTCCTGACTCAAGCAAACTAGACGCCCTTGATGAATACATGCGCGAGCTTAAAAAGTCCGGCGATTCCATAGGCGCTAAAGTGCTGGTGGTTGCCACAGGCGTGCCAGTAGGATTAGGCGAGCCAGTATTTGATCGCTTAGATGCTGAAATTGCCCACTCTTTAATGAGCATTAATGCGGTTAAAGGGGTCGAAATTGGTGACGGTTTTGCGGTGGTTGAGCAAAAAGGGTCTGAGCACCGAGATGAATTAACACCACAGGGTTTTACCTCAAATCATGCTGGTGGCACGTTGGCTGGGATTTCAACAGGGCAAGATATTATTGCCTCGATTGCGCTTAAGCCCACCTCAAGTATCACCATTCCCGGTAATAGTATTAATACCAGCAATGAATCGGTTGAAATGATCACTAAAGGTCGCCACGACCCATGTGTCGGCATTCGCGCGATCCCAATTGCAGAAGCGATGCTCGCGATCACCTTAATGGATCATTTGCTGCGTCAACGCGGGCAAAACCCTCATGTGAATTTAGCGCATGGCCCAATACCGGGTTCAATTAAATAA
- a CDS encoding ATP-NAD kinase family protein: MKFKLGLIVNPFAGLGGSVALKGSDGAQTAAKALALGAEPKANIRTKAALDVLLPYQHEIEIFTVSGEMGETIANELGFNTQVIYHADIPSTAADSEEAARLLKSQGVDLILFAGGDGTARNICSVVADALPVLGVPAGCKIHSGVYAITPKAAGRVVELLVKGELVTLTEADVMDIDEDAFRQGTVKAKRYGEMQVPCELRYVQAVKNGGKETDELVLADIAAYVVSQMDEDWQYIMGSGSTVGAVMAEMGLNNTLLGVDLVDDQNLVASDLTAAQLLDYIAQKPTKLIITLIGGQGHIFGRGNQQLSPALIRTLGKENIMVIATKTKLQALNGRPLIADTGDSQLDDELSGFINVITGFNDHVLYRVGHQEEI; this comes from the coding sequence ATGAAATTTAAACTAGGTTTGATTGTAAATCCTTTTGCTGGACTTGGTGGTTCGGTGGCCTTAAAAGGCAGCGATGGCGCACAAACGGCTGCCAAAGCACTCGCACTCGGTGCAGAGCCCAAAGCCAACATACGAACCAAAGCAGCGCTCGATGTTTTATTACCGTATCAGCATGAAATTGAGATATTTACTGTGAGCGGCGAGATGGGTGAAACCATAGCAAACGAATTAGGTTTTAATACTCAAGTTATATATCACGCCGACATACCTTCAACAGCAGCAGATAGCGAAGAAGCGGCTCGTTTGCTCAAATCTCAGGGTGTTGATTTAATTTTATTTGCAGGTGGCGATGGTACAGCACGAAATATTTGTTCGGTTGTTGCTGATGCGTTGCCAGTACTTGGCGTACCTGCAGGCTGTAAAATTCATTCTGGCGTATATGCAATTACCCCAAAAGCAGCAGGCCGTGTGGTTGAACTTTTAGTTAAAGGTGAATTAGTGACCTTAACCGAAGCGGATGTAATGGACATAGACGAAGATGCGTTTCGCCAAGGTACAGTAAAAGCAAAACGTTATGGTGAAATGCAGGTACCGTGTGAATTGCGCTATGTGCAAGCCGTTAAAAACGGTGGCAAAGAAACCGATGAACTGGTATTGGCTGACATCGCCGCTTATGTTGTATCGCAAATGGATGAAGATTGGCAATACATCATGGGCTCTGGTTCAACCGTTGGCGCTGTGATGGCCGAAATGGGCTTAAATAATACTTTGCTTGGGGTTGATTTAGTGGATGATCAAAACCTTGTGGCGAGTGACCTCACAGCTGCCCAATTACTTGATTATATTGCACAAAAGCCAACTAAACTTATTATCACTTTAATTGGTGGCCAAGGGCATATTTTTGGTCGGGGTAATCAACAATTAAGTCCTGCGCTTATTCGTACCCTAGGCAAAGAAAACATCATGGTTATTGCAACAAAAACTAAGCTTCAGGCACTGAACGGTCGCCCATTGATTGCCGATACTGGCGACAGTCAATTAGATGATGAGCTCAGTGGATTTATTAATGTTATTACCGGATTTAACGATCACGTGTTGTATCGCGTTGGTCATCAAGAGGAAATATAA
- a CDS encoding LysR family transcriptional regulator, producing MDIEALRTLLAFVETGSFTRAGLQIHRTQSAISMQMKKLEQELGKTLFIKHGRNLVLSAEGLLLARDAKQLVHLHDQSVLNIKQPKQRLMLRLGCPDDYAKRVLPDVVALLHQEFSNLELSISTASSIVLREQLDQGLLDLAIVTRAPNSEEGYLLQTAQGVWLKHPQFKLKPEHSLPIVVFQKDCKFHQAAVEGLLKLSQPFHIVANCASASVLNGIVDHGLAITAMADISQSQYAEQIKAPFLPALPSIAIVLISALHPLNPISSAQAKQLSERYQTLVNKKDA from the coding sequence ATGGATATTGAAGCCCTTCGCACCTTGCTGGCCTTTGTTGAAACAGGCAGTTTTACCCGAGCTGGATTACAAATTCACCGCACCCAATCGGCCATTAGTATGCAAATGAAAAAGCTAGAACAAGAGCTTGGCAAAACGCTCTTTATCAAACATGGCCGCAACTTGGTGCTTTCTGCTGAAGGATTATTACTTGCTCGCGATGCAAAACAACTGGTGCATCTTCACGACCAAAGTGTGCTTAATATTAAACAACCTAAGCAACGCCTAATGCTGCGTTTAGGTTGCCCTGATGATTATGCCAAGCGAGTCTTACCAGACGTAGTTGCGCTGTTGCATCAAGAATTTTCAAATCTTGAGCTTAGTATTAGTACCGCATCGAGCATTGTGTTACGTGAGCAGCTCGACCAAGGCCTGTTAGATTTAGCAATTGTGACGCGCGCGCCCAATAGTGAAGAAGGCTATTTGCTGCAAACGGCTCAAGGAGTGTGGCTTAAGCACCCACAATTTAAGCTAAAACCTGAACACAGTTTGCCAATTGTGGTATTTCAAAAAGATTGTAAATTTCACCAAGCGGCTGTTGAAGGGCTGCTAAAATTATCGCAACCGTTTCATATTGTTGCCAATTGTGCCAGCGCCAGTGTGCTCAATGGGATTGTTGATCACGGTTTAGCCATTACCGCGATGGCAGATATTAGTCAGTCGCAATACGCAGAGCAAATTAAAGCCCCTTTTTTACCGGCTTTACCCAGCATTGCGATTGTTTTAATTAGCGCCTTGCATCCGTTAAATCCAATATCCAGCGCACAAGCAAAACAACTCAGTGAACGCTACCAAACCCTAGTCAATAAAAAAGACGCTTAA